The Desulfonatronum lacustre DSM 10312 region AAGCATATGCTCCAGCAGGGGCGCAAGGCCCTGGTCGCAGGCGTCCAGCAGCCAGGGGCCGCTGAACGTCACGCTTTTTTCGGACATGTACTCCCAAAAGAGGAGGCCTCGCACCCGGTCCGCATCGTCCAGGGCCACGCTGACCTGGAATTTTCCAGCCGCGATCCTGTCCGTGATTTTGCCGGGAAAAGCAATCCAGGGCGGCAGCTCCCGGACATGGTAGCGCCCCATAATCCGGGCGCAGCCGTGGGCGATACGGTGATAATCCGTGGCGGCCTCCACCCGTACCGGGGCGCAGGGCAGGCCCTCGTCACCCTGCTGGGAGGATATCCGTGCATACACGTGATCCTGGCGCAAGGTCAGAAACAGTTGTCCGCCAACCCTGGAAACATGCAGGCCGTCGCTCATCCGCGAGGCCAGCAGCAGAGGCAAGGCATGATCATCTTCTTCGCCTGGATCGGCTCCGGCCACGATATTCATGGCCGAGAGGTCCAGGCTGTCGGCGGCCACGGAAAAAGTGGCCGATACCGCGCCGGGGGCCTGTCCCAGCAAGATCTGCACGGCCTCGCCGGGAAGCACCCGGGCCAGATACAGGAGCACTTCCTCCATGGACATGGCCAGGCGCAGTCCCTTTTCCCGGGCCAGCCCGAAAATCCGTGCCGCGTTTTCAGCTGCGGATTGCAGCAGGGGGACCCAGTCCGGCTCGGCGGGCACGGTCACGGTTATGGATGATTTGTTTTGTTGGGTGGCGGTCATGGTGGCAAGCCCCTTGGAAAAATAGTCTCAACCAGCCACTGCTTGCCATAAAACCTGCAACTTGCAAAGATAAGAGGCTGGGCTACCCTGGGATAATTTTAAGAAATTCAATCGACCCAACGGGGCTCCGTAAAACGCCCTAGCGCATGTTTTTCGGTGCGCGTCCGACCGGACGTCACGGCCCCGGTTTTTGACGGACCCCGTCCTGTGCAACGAACCCGGGATGAATCAGGGTTGTCGCCGCTCACTCCAGCAGATATCCGTACCGCCCCCTGACCCGATCCGTTTCCGCGACCAGCACCTCGGCCTCCTGGGCCACCACGTCCGCGTCCACGAACCCCAGGCGGTCGTTCAGATAGTAGGCCAGCACCTCCCTGGATTCCACGTACCGCCAGACCAGCACGTAGGCCGAGCCGAGATACGGCCGCTCCGCGAACTGGGGCCGGGTGACCAGGCGCAGGCTGAGATGCTTTTCATCCGGTTCGGCCAGCCGGAACAGAGCGGACTTCTGAAACGTCTCCTTGAGGTGCAGGGCCAGCCGCATGCCCACCGGGTCGGTCCCCTGGTGCTCCACCAACACGGGGATGCCTTGCTCCTTTGCCGCCTCCAGCGCCGGTTCCGCCACCGACTCCTCCTCAGGGACCACCTGTATGGGCTGGGCCGTGGGTTGTTCGACCACGGTTTCGCCCTGATCCTGGGCACCGGCCGTACCAAAGGCAACCAGCATCACCAACAGCCCCACCATCAGCAATACTCCGAAAAATGATTTGCTTCTCATCACTTCGGTCCCTCCCTGGGATATGAAGAGTTTCAACCATAATGTAACTACTCAGCACAGAGTAATTCTGTTGCCGGGGTCGGAATCGGAATCGGGATCGGGATCGAAAACGCTGGGATGCGTTCTAAATTCTTCCTGTTTCGATTCCGAATCCGATAGCGAAGCGCCGACCCCGACCCCGATTGCCGGAGCAAGATCGGACACAAAATGTACTGAGTAGTTACGAATTTCAAATAGCGATCGTCCGACCCGCTACGTTCCGCCACTTTCCCGAGCCCTGTCAACTCTTGGCGCACGTTCCCGCAAGCTGATGGCAAGAATTGCCGCCTGGACGGAAGCGAGGCCAGCAGAATCTTGGGCATTGAACTTGCAAGATATCAGCAAAAACAAGCGAGCTTCTATGCCCCAGCAAAATACTCCCATGGACAGCCAGTTGATCGGCCACCAGCACCCCTTGAACATCCCGGATTTCGCCCTGGAACGGGGGGAACAGCGGTCCGTGACCTGGGCCGTGCCCTGGTCCGACCTGATGATGGTCATGTTTATTCTGTTCCTGGTGCTTTTCGTCTTTTCCCTGCGCGAAAAGGATCGGATGGTGATCGGCCATCGCACTCCGGCGAGCATCCAGACCGTTTCCTCCTCTCCGGCCCAATTGAACATGCTCCCGCTCTACGAGGCGCTCCGGGACCGCCTGCTCGGCCACGAGCGTTCCGTGAACATCGCTCTTCTGGACGACGCCTCCATCGTCATTTCCCTGTTCGGCGAGAACCTTTTTCCGCCCCTGTCCCACGAGTTGGATTTTCGCTCCAGGCCCTTGCTGTCAAAAATCGGACACACGGTTGCCCTGGCCCAGGGCAACGTGGTGATCACCGGCTTTGCCGACGACGCCCGGACATCCTCGGAAGTGGCCGTCCCCTCCTCCGACGGTCGCGCCCGACACCCCGGCACTTGGGAGGTCGCGGCTCTGCGGGCCGCCGCGGTGGCCGAACACTTCGTGCGGGAAACCGGCCTGAATCCGGACATGCTGATCATCCAGGCCACCGGAGCTGAACGCCCCCTGACGCCACGACTGTCCGGACGGGAGCATTTCCAACGCCGCGTGGAGATCCGCATCGAGCCCTGATCGGCCCGGCACCTCGCCAACAAACGTGACATCCAGTCCTCTTTAACCAGTCCTCTTCAACCAGCGCAAATCGCTCCGGCCAAGGAGTTCATCATGAAAAGCAGAACCCTGATTACAGCGGCAATATGCTTCGCCGGCTTCATCGCCGTATTTTTCTTTTCCGGTCAGGCCCAGGTCTACTTCAACCTCACGGCCCTGCTCGTGGTGTTCACCGGAACCCTGGGTTCGGCGCTTCTGGGCAGCGGCCCGGACGGGCTGCGCCGGGCCTGGCGCTGCGTGCGTGCGGCCTATGCTGAAAACACGGTGCCGGAGCGAATCCTGGTCAAGGAACTGCTGCGCACGGCCCACGTCTACAAACGCACCCGTCGGCTCGCCCTGGAAGAAAACGCCCCGGACTACCCCCCGTTACGTCGCGGCGTGGAAATGCTGGAAGACGGCTATACCGAGGCGGAGATTCGGGAGGTTTTTCAGGCCGAAGCCAAGGCCTTCGTGCAGTACCGGGAGGAAATGGAGCGCATTTTTCGAAACATGGCCATCTACGCCCCGTCCTTCGGCGTGGCCGGAAGCGTCATCGGGCTGGTGGGCATGCTGGTGGGGCTGGGGGACACGACGCTGATTCTGAAGAGCATCCCGGTCACACTGATCTCCACGCTCTACGGCATCGTCCTGGCCAACTTCCTGCTGCTGCCCCTGGCCGAAAAGCTCCGGGAGAACACCCGCGAGGAACTGGCCCTGCGCCGCATCGTACTCGGCGGAATGGTGGGGATGATCCGGGGAACGGACTTCCTGAAGCTGCAAACCCTGCTTAACGCCATCACCACCAAGCACGGCGCCCAGGTGGACGGCCTCCAGGTCATCCGCGAAATCAAGGCCAACCTGTCCAGACCGACTCAGCCGACCGGGACAGGTCATCTGGAACTGGCTCCGGCGGTGAAGCGGCCTTGAAACAGCTCAAGTGCTAATTTCCCGGAATTTTTGCTAAAAGCCAAGGCTTGGACGCTGTGCGAAAATTCTTGCTGGAGGCAATTATGGTTTTGAGTTCGTTGGGTCGCATGGACTGTGGCGTTTCATCTCCTTGAGGCAGAAGTCCATCAGTTCGGCATAGCCGACCAGTTTTTCGTAAATCCCCTTCGCCAGTCCCTCATGATAGGTGTGCGTCGTCAGGTTGCGGTCATCCACCATTTCCAGGCCGAACGTTGTTTTCTCGTCATCAAGCAGCCCCACTGCGCGCAATTCCCGCAAAACCTTTTTGGGCGAGGCCGCGTCAATGCCTTCCACCTCCAGCAGGTAGGATCGCCCGGCCTTCCAAACAGCCTCGAAGGTATACTCGAACCTTTGAATGGCCGCGTCCCGCTCAACCGTGTCCACTGGATTCCGTCCGATCAGCTCCGTCAGGGTGACCAGGGCCTTTTCAGCGGTTGCTATGCGCCGTGGGTGGTTATCCATAGCTTGCCGTCCTTCTTGACCTGTTCGTGGAAAGCAGCGGAAGTCGAGGACAAATCCACCACGTCAATAGGAAAGGGAATGGTGCTTTCCTCCAGACGTTCCCGAAGCGAGGCCAATAGCCCTGCCGGAAGTTCTCGCAACGGCTCAATCCCCACATCGCAGTCCGAACCGTCCCGGAACCTTCCTGTAGCCATGGAGCCAAAGAGATAGACCCTGGACGGGTGGCCCTGGAGGTGGTTCTGAAGAATTGAATGGAGTTGGTTGAGGTACGGGTTCATCTCTGATTTTCCCAGGCCAGGATGATCGTAAAAGAGTAGTGGTATCCGCAGCTCACAGCGAATCTTGGGATATAAAGATGCGACTACTCTCCAGAACCGCTTCCTTTCACCGTGCCTTACTTGAACTTCGCCGCGGCCCGCTTGAATCCTTCGGCGGAGCGGCGGATGACGGTTTCGTCCACGCAAAAGGCCAGGCGGAAGTAGCCGGGGGTGCCGAAGCCGCGGCCGGGGACGGCCAGGATCAGTTCTTCCTGGAGGGCCTGGACAAAGGCCACGTCGTCGCCGCCGGGGGCCTTGGGGAAGAAGTAGAACGCGCCCTGGGGCTTGAAAAAGGGGATGTTCGCGCCTTCCAGGACTTCAGCCATGGCCGTGCGTCGTTGGGCGTAGAGCTGTACGTCGACCTGTGCGCCCAGGGCCTTTTGCATCAGGCGCTGTCCGATGGCCGGGGCGTTGACGAAGCCCAGGATGCGGTTGGTCAGGGTCAGACCGGCCAGCAGTTCCGCCTTGCCGGGCATGGTCGGATTGACCAGAGCGTAGCCGATGCGCTCGCCGGCCAGGGCCAGGCTCTTGGAAAAAGAGCTGACCACCACGGTGTGCGGGTACAGGGGCAGGAGCGAGGGCACGGGATGGCCGTCAAAGGTCAGGAAGCGGTAGGGCTCGTCCGAAAGCAGATAGATGGTCCGCCCCGTTTCCCGGCTCTTGGACCGCAGCAGTTCGGCCAGGGCGTGCAGTTCGGATTGGGCGTAGACCCGTCCGGAAGGATTGTTCGGGGTGTTGATCAGCACGACGCGGGTCTTGGGGCCGACGGCCGCGGCCACGGCGTCCAGGTCCAGACTGAAATCGTCCGGGTTCGTGGGCACGGGGTGGAGCTTGCCGCCGTGATTTTCGGCGTAAAAGCCGTATTCCACAAAGAACGGAGACGGACAGAGCACTTCATCCCCCGGCTCCAGAACGGCCCGGAAAAAGCTGTTCAGCGCCCCGGCCGCGCCGCAGGTCAGGATCACGTCCTGATCCGAGACGGGTACGCCCTGTTCCTGGGACAGAAAGGCGGCCAGAGCGGCCCGGGCTTCGGGATACCCGGCGTTGGGCATGTATCCGAAGCGCTGGTCCCGGCGGGCCAAATCTTCCAGGGCCTCGAACACCGCGTCCGGCGGGGAGAGGTCCGGGTTGCCCAGGCTGAAGTCGCAGACCGCGTCCACGCCGTGCCGGGCCTTGAGTTCCGCGCCGGTCTCGAACATTTTGCGGATCCAGGAGGACCGTTGGAGATAAGCCTGGATTTGCGGAGCCAGGGCGCTGGACTCTGTTGTCGTCGCTTCGGGCATGCTGTTTTCCTCCATCCGTTCAGGGGACCTGGAGTCCCATTTTTCGATATTCGTTGAGTTTGTTGCGCAAGGTGCGCACGGACACCCCCAGCAGCAGGGCCGCCTGGGTCCGATTGCCGGCGGTGTGGTCCAGGCTTTTGAAGATCAGTTGCCGTTCCACCTCGTGCAGCGGCAAAATCGGCCGCTGGGCGTCGGAAATGTCCAGAGTCGTCGCGTCCGAGGATCTGTCCACTCCGGCGGTTCCAGCATCTCCGACTTCGACTTCCATTTCGGTATCGTCCTCGTATTCGGCCTCGGCACTGGGCTCGCTTCGCGGCTCTTCAGCGCAAAAGCTCCTCAGGTCATTCCCGACGGCTTGCTCCTGCCAATCGCCGCTTTCATCCAGAAGAAAGTGCCTCGGCTCAATGGCCGCGCCGCCGCAGAGCAGCGCGGCCCGTTCCATCAGGTTCTGGAGTTCGCGGACATTGCCCGGCCAGTCGTGTTCCGTGAGCCACTGGCGGGCTTCCGGGCTGATGCTGATATCGCCCAGGGAGTACATTTTGGCGAATCGGCCGACGAAAAAATCGGCCAAAAGCTGGATGTCCTCCCCGCGTTCGCGCAAGGGCGGCAAACGCAAGGGGATGACGTTCAGACGGTAGTAGAGATCCTGGCGGAACTCCTTGGCCTCCACGGAAGCGGCCAGGTTACGGTTGGTGGTGGCCAGGACCCGCACGTCCACGGGAACCGTTTCGCTGCCGCCAACCCGGTCCAGTTCGCCTTCCTGCAAGACCCGGAGCAGCTTGGCCTGCAAGCCCAGGTCCATCTCCGAGATTTCATCCAAAAGAATCGTCCCGCCGTGGGCCAGCTCGAACTTGCCCAGCTTGCGGGTGATCGCCCCGGTGAAGGCCCCTTTTTCGTGGCCGAACAGTTCGCTTTCCAGAAGGTGTTCCGGCAGGGCCGCGCAGTTCACGGCAATAAAAGGCTGGGCCGAACGGTCGCTGAAGTTGTGCAGGAACCTGGCGAACATTTCCTTACCCGTTCCGGATTCGCCGGAAATCAGGATGGTCGCCTTGGAACGAGCTACCTGGCGGGCCAGGGCCAGGGCCCGCTTCATGGTGGGATGCCCGCCGATGATCGCGGTTTCCGGGTCGGACCGAGACGCATCA contains the following coding sequences:
- a CDS encoding OmpA family protein — translated: MPQQNTPMDSQLIGHQHPLNIPDFALERGEQRSVTWAVPWSDLMMVMFILFLVLFVFSLREKDRMVIGHRTPASIQTVSSSPAQLNMLPLYEALRDRLLGHERSVNIALLDDASIVISLFGENLFPPLSHELDFRSRPLLSKIGHTVALAQGNVVITGFADDARTSSEVAVPSSDGRARHPGTWEVAALRAAAVAEHFVRETGLNPDMLIIQATGAERPLTPRLSGREHFQRRVEIRIEP
- a CDS encoding motility protein A, with protein sequence MKSRTLITAAICFAGFIAVFFFSGQAQVYFNLTALLVVFTGTLGSALLGSGPDGLRRAWRCVRAAYAENTVPERILVKELLRTAHVYKRTRRLALEENAPDYPPLRRGVEMLEDGYTEAEIREVFQAEAKAFVQYREEMERIFRNMAIYAPSFGVAGSVIGLVGMLVGLGDTTLILKSIPVTLISTLYGIVLANFLLLPLAEKLRENTREELALRRIVLGGMVGMIRGTDFLKLQTLLNAITTKHGAQVDGLQVIREIKANLSRPTQPTGTGHLELAPAVKRP
- a CDS encoding HI0074 family nucleotidyltransferase substrate-binding subunit, with the protein product MDNHPRRIATAEKALVTLTELIGRNPVDTVERDAAIQRFEYTFEAVWKAGRSYLLEVEGIDAASPKKVLRELRAVGLLDDEKTTFGLEMVDDRNLTTHTYHEGLAKGIYEKLVGYAELMDFCLKEMKRHSPCDPTNSKP
- a CDS encoding nucleotidyltransferase family protein — its product is MNPYLNQLHSILQNHLQGHPSRVYLFGSMATGRFRDGSDCDVGIEPLRELPAGLLASLRERLEESTIPFPIDVVDLSSTSAAFHEQVKKDGKLWITTHGA
- a CDS encoding pyridoxal phosphate-dependent aminotransferase — protein: MPEATTTESSALAPQIQAYLQRSSWIRKMFETGAELKARHGVDAVCDFSLGNPDLSPPDAVFEALEDLARRDQRFGYMPNAGYPEARAALAAFLSQEQGVPVSDQDVILTCGAAGALNSFFRAVLEPGDEVLCPSPFFVEYGFYAENHGGKLHPVPTNPDDFSLDLDAVAAAVGPKTRVVLINTPNNPSGRVYAQSELHALAELLRSKSRETGRTIYLLSDEPYRFLTFDGHPVPSLLPLYPHTVVVSSFSKSLALAGERIGYALVNPTMPGKAELLAGLTLTNRILGFVNAPAIGQRLMQKALGAQVDVQLYAQRRTAMAEVLEGANIPFFKPQGAFYFFPKAPGGDDVAFVQALQEELILAVPGRGFGTPGYFRLAFCVDETVIRRSAEGFKRAAAKFK
- a CDS encoding sigma-54-dependent transcriptional regulator, whose translation is MPVASILFLAPTSVVTPLFQPIKRAGLDVGMAETIPGALKFIQRQQPILIFCRDRLTGFQAEDLLRAMQHAGEPMPPVIIFTDNGSAEDAKRFMDLGARDYWLEPLLWDKVRTLLTAPSEAKPKEAQKSAPDASRSDPETAIIGGHPTMKRALALARQVARSKATILISGESGTGKEMFARFLHNFSDRSAQPFIAVNCAALPEHLLESELFGHEKGAFTGAITRKLGKFELAHGGTILLDEISEMDLGLQAKLLRVLQEGELDRVGGSETVPVDVRVLATTNRNLAASVEAKEFRQDLYYRLNVIPLRLPPLRERGEDIQLLADFFVGRFAKMYSLGDISISPEARQWLTEHDWPGNVRELQNLMERAALLCGGAAIEPRHFLLDESGDWQEQAVGNDLRSFCAEEPRSEPSAEAEYEDDTEMEVEVGDAGTAGVDRSSDATTLDISDAQRPILPLHEVERQLIFKSLDHTAGNRTQAALLLGVSVRTLRNKLNEYRKMGLQVP